The Mesorhizobium koreense genome includes a window with the following:
- a CDS encoding 2-hydroxy-3-oxopropionate reductase: MTTIGFIGLGIMGTPMALNLQKAGHSLTTSKHRKAPAKELLDGGLKVLDTPADVAKAAEIVILMLPDTPQVKDVLFAENGVASGLSEGKLVIDMSSISPIETKAFARKIRDLGAEYVDAPVSGGEVGAKAATLTIMAGGSQAAFERAKPLFELMGKNITLVGDCGDGQVAKVANQIIVALNIAAVSEALVFAAKAGADPARVRSALMGGFASSRILEVHGERMIKRTFDPGFRIELHQKDLNLALEGARGLSLALPNTASTQQLFHSMVANGEGGLDHSGLVRALERLANHTVA; this comes from the coding sequence ATGACCACGATTGGTTTCATCGGCCTCGGCATCATGGGAACGCCGATGGCGCTTAATCTCCAGAAAGCCGGGCATTCGCTTACCACCTCCAAGCATCGCAAGGCGCCGGCGAAGGAACTGCTCGACGGCGGGCTGAAGGTGCTCGACACGCCGGCGGACGTGGCGAAGGCTGCCGAAATCGTCATCCTGATGTTGCCCGACACGCCGCAGGTGAAGGACGTGCTCTTCGCTGAAAACGGAGTCGCTTCAGGGCTTTCGGAAGGAAAGCTGGTGATCGACATGAGCTCGATCTCGCCGATCGAAACCAAGGCGTTCGCCAGGAAAATCCGCGATCTCGGCGCCGAATATGTCGACGCGCCGGTGTCGGGCGGCGAGGTCGGCGCCAAGGCGGCGACGCTCACCATCATGGCGGGCGGGTCGCAGGCGGCGTTCGAACGCGCAAAGCCCTTGTTCGAACTGATGGGCAAGAACATCACGCTGGTCGGCGATTGCGGCGACGGTCAGGTGGCCAAGGTGGCGAACCAGATCATCGTCGCGCTCAATATCGCTGCGGTTTCGGAAGCGCTGGTCTTCGCCGCCAAGGCGGGCGCCGATCCGGCCAGGGTACGCTCGGCGCTGATGGGCGGGTTCGCGTCCTCGCGTATTCTCGAAGTCCATGGCGAGCGGATGATCAAGCGCACTTTCGATCCAGGTTTCCGCATCGAGCTTCACCAGAAGGATCTGAATCTGGCGCTGGAAGGCGCGCGGGGGCTAAGTCTTGCATTGCCGAACACGGCCTCGACCCAGCAGCTTTTCCACTCGATGGTGGCGAACGGGGAGGGTGGGCTCGATCATTCCGGCCTCGTCCGCGCGCTGGAGCGACTGGCGAACCACACCGTCGCATGA
- a CDS encoding MarR family winged helix-turn-helix transcriptional regulator, with the protein MRSRTATPGSVSKAVPKRADDGGSAVKSKDFSLGLLEDRIGFHLRLAQNASFKAFKKKTGEADLKPGWFAVLSLIHDNPGITPLVLSRASGRDKSTITPVLRDLLRNHLIERQTVPADKRSYTLSLTRAGKARLAELTAHAEAHDRVLDEIVGEGRPELLRLLRLIIASLD; encoded by the coding sequence ATGAGGTCGCGGACCGCGACGCCCGGAAGCGTTTCCAAGGCAGTCCCGAAACGAGCCGACGATGGCGGCTCCGCGGTGAAGTCGAAGGATTTCAGCCTCGGTCTTCTGGAGGACCGTATCGGCTTCCATTTGAGGCTTGCCCAGAACGCATCCTTCAAGGCGTTCAAAAAGAAAACCGGCGAGGCGGATCTGAAGCCGGGCTGGTTCGCCGTGCTCAGCCTCATCCACGACAATCCGGGTATCACGCCGCTGGTGCTGAGCCGCGCCAGCGGCCGCGACAAGTCGACCATCACGCCGGTGTTGCGCGACCTCTTGCGCAATCACCTGATCGAGCGGCAGACGGTGCCGGCCGACAAGCGCAGCTATACGCTGTCGCTGACGAGGGCAGGCAAAGCCAGGCTCGCGGAACTCACGGCGCATGCGGAAGCGCATGACCGGGTTCTGGACGAGATCGTGGGAGAGGGCCGGCCGGAATTGCTGCGCCTCCTGCGCCTTATCATCGCCTCCCTCGACTGA
- a CDS encoding thiamine pyrophosphate-requiring protein: protein MYTASTAFLEALTEAGVSYIFANFGSDHPALIEAIAEARAHGRRIPAIITCPNEMAGMSAAQGYAQVSGQPQAVIVHVECGTQSLAGAVHNAAKGRAPMLVFAGASPFTQEGEMRGSRNEFIQWIQDVPDQRSIVRGYMKYENEFRTGKNIKQMVHRALQFAMSEPKGPVYLVGAREVMEEELTDAVSIDMARWRPVEPAALPQEGVEQMLAAFAQARRPLVVTSYLGRNPDAVAELVRFCENVGAGVHESVPSAMNFPHDHDLYLGNQWNEPHQNEALGEADCILVIDSDVPWIPTISRPAGGVPIFHIDVDPLKEKMPLWYIGAEHSFRADAATALGQLNDVLAVRPFDGARVAERRSRFAAKSKARRERLATLETGSNGVITPEFLTAAVRRHIDDDTIVLNEGITNYPAVSNHMAMTRPGSIFASGGGSLGWNGGAAFGAKLAAPDKTVVALTGDGSYMFSIPSSVHWMAAKYGAPFLQVVYNNRGWKAPRFSALGVHPDGYASRANDLDLSFDPSPDYAGIAKAAGGAYARKVERPEEVEEAVAEALRVVREEKRSAVLDVWLQHG from the coding sequence ATGTACACAGCCAGTACCGCTTTTCTCGAAGCCCTGACCGAGGCCGGCGTTTCCTATATCTTCGCCAATTTCGGCAGCGACCATCCGGCGCTGATCGAGGCGATCGCCGAGGCGAGGGCGCATGGAAGGCGCATACCCGCGATCATCACCTGTCCCAACGAGATGGCCGGCATGAGCGCGGCGCAGGGCTATGCCCAGGTCTCCGGACAGCCACAGGCGGTGATCGTGCATGTCGAATGCGGAACCCAGTCGCTGGCAGGTGCCGTCCATAACGCGGCCAAGGGACGGGCGCCGATGCTGGTCTTCGCCGGTGCATCGCCCTTCACGCAGGAAGGCGAGATGCGCGGCAGCCGCAACGAGTTCATCCAGTGGATCCAGGATGTGCCGGACCAGCGCAGCATCGTGCGCGGCTACATGAAATACGAAAACGAGTTTCGTACCGGCAAAAACATCAAGCAGATGGTGCATCGCGCTCTGCAGTTCGCCATGAGCGAACCGAAAGGGCCGGTCTATCTCGTCGGTGCGCGCGAGGTGATGGAAGAGGAACTGACGGACGCAGTTTCGATCGACATGGCGAGGTGGCGCCCGGTGGAGCCTGCCGCGCTTCCTCAGGAGGGGGTCGAGCAAATGCTCGCGGCCTTCGCTCAGGCGCGCCGGCCCCTGGTGGTGACGTCCTATCTTGGCCGCAATCCCGATGCGGTGGCCGAACTGGTGCGCTTCTGCGAGAATGTCGGCGCGGGCGTGCATGAATCGGTGCCGAGCGCGATGAACTTCCCGCACGACCACGATCTCTATCTTGGCAACCAGTGGAACGAGCCGCACCAGAACGAGGCTCTGGGCGAGGCGGACTGCATTCTTGTCATCGACAGCGACGTGCCGTGGATCCCGACGATCAGCCGGCCGGCCGGGGGCGTGCCGATCTTCCACATCGACGTCGATCCCCTGAAGGAGAAGATGCCGCTCTGGTATATCGGCGCGGAACACTCCTTTCGCGCCGATGCGGCGACCGCCTTGGGTCAACTCAACGATGTGCTCGCCGTGCGGCCTTTCGACGGCGCGCGGGTTGCCGAGCGGCGCAGTCGTTTCGCGGCGAAAAGCAAGGCGCGGCGTGAGCGGCTTGCTACGCTCGAAACCGGAAGCAATGGGGTCATCACGCCGGAATTCCTGACGGCGGCGGTGCGCCGGCATATCGACGACGATACGATCGTTCTCAACGAGGGCATCACCAACTATCCGGCGGTCTCCAATCATATGGCGATGACGCGGCCGGGCTCGATCTTCGCCAGCGGCGGCGGTTCGCTCGGCTGGAACGGTGGGGCGGCCTTCGGCGCCAAGCTGGCGGCGCCCGACAAGACGGTCGTCGCGCTGACCGGCGACGGGTCCTACATGTTTTCCATCCCGTCTTCCGTGCATTGGATGGCGGCGAAATACGGCGCGCCCTTCCTACAGGTGGTCTACAATAATCGCGGCTGGAAAGCGCCGCGCTTTTCCGCGCTCGGCGTGCATCCCGACGGCTATGCCAGCCGCGCCAACGACCTCGACCTCTCTTTCGATCCGTCGCCCGACTATGCCGGCATCGCGAAAGCCGCGGGCGGCGCTTATGCGCGCAAGGTGGAGCGGCCGGAGGAGGTGGAAGAAGCAGTCGCCGAGGCGCTCCGGGTAGTGCGCGAAGAGAAGCGCTCGGCGGTGCTGGATGTGTGGCTGCAACATGGGTGA
- a CDS encoding TRAP transporter substrate-binding protein — protein MLKRRQFLVSAAAMLAAPAVIGKARAADPEVTLKLHHFLGPKSPAQVKMLQPWVQAIQDESKGRVKIDIYPSMSLGGSPPQLFRQVADGIVDIVWTVNGYTPGLFPRSEAFELPTVFTNDIVATNLAMRAMFDEYLAEEYKAVHVLFNHVHAGQGIHMAEAPVHTPDDTKGKKLRVPGPTGNAVVEALGATPVTMPVPDLPQALTTHVVDGALVPWEIIPALQLQESTKYQIEGPDNNRFGNTTFQVSMNKARWEGLPDDLKEAFDKHCGEDWLREVARIWREDDDEGIKMAVDSGNEHIVLTQEQMDAFNKVLAPVVDKWIAAHANAGFDAKALVEAARKTIAAKKA, from the coding sequence ATGTTGAAACGCAGGCAATTTCTAGTTTCGGCGGCGGCGATGCTTGCCGCTCCGGCCGTCATCGGAAAGGCACGCGCGGCCGACCCTGAGGTGACGCTCAAACTGCACCACTTCCTCGGGCCGAAATCGCCCGCTCAGGTCAAAATGCTGCAACCGTGGGTGCAGGCGATCCAGGACGAGTCGAAGGGGCGGGTCAAGATCGACATCTATCCGTCCATGTCGCTCGGTGGCTCGCCGCCCCAGCTCTTCCGCCAGGTGGCGGACGGCATCGTCGACATCGTCTGGACAGTGAACGGCTATACGCCGGGCCTCTTCCCGCGCTCGGAAGCGTTCGAACTGCCGACCGTCTTCACCAACGACATCGTGGCGACGAACCTCGCCATGCGCGCCATGTTCGACGAATATCTCGCCGAGGAATACAAGGCCGTGCACGTACTCTTCAACCACGTCCATGCCGGGCAGGGCATCCACATGGCCGAGGCGCCGGTGCATACGCCGGACGACACCAAGGGCAAGAAACTGCGCGTTCCCGGCCCGACTGGCAATGCCGTCGTCGAGGCGCTGGGCGCGACGCCCGTGACCATGCCGGTGCCGGACCTGCCGCAGGCGCTGACGACGCATGTCGTCGACGGCGCGCTGGTGCCGTGGGAGATCATCCCCGCCCTGCAGCTTCAGGAATCGACCAAGTACCAGATCGAGGGGCCGGACAATAACCGTTTCGGCAACACCACCTTCCAGGTGTCGATGAACAAGGCGCGCTGGGAAGGATTGCCGGACGATCTGAAGGAAGCCTTCGACAAGCATTGCGGCGAGGACTGGCTGCGCGAAGTCGCGCGCATCTGGCGCGAGGACGACGACGAAGGCATCAAGATGGCTGTCGATAGCGGCAATGAGCACATCGTTCTCACGCAGGAACAGATGGACGCCTTCAACAAAGTGCTTGCGCCCGTGGTCGACAAATGGATCGCCGCCCACGCGAATGCCGGCTTCGACGCCAAGGCGCTCGTCGAGGCGGCCAGAAAGACCATCGCGGCGAAGAAGGCGTGA
- a CDS encoding TRAP transporter small permease, translating to MSALVHPAEGGDEPPPPPSRGRLAAVLAAAIRWWALLGGVVTLALAFMTALGAISNILFDKPFAADYELVKHFIAIAIFMFLPYCQLTGSNVTVDIFTEGMSARGKSAMVAFSSLFAAAFSVLLLVQMYAGFLSYIAYPEVTPVLHLPLWTAFPPILLSLALLLVASLITLVEGWHGFRHGGGVPPAALPVE from the coding sequence GTGAGCGCGCTCGTCCATCCGGCGGAAGGGGGCGACGAGCCCCCGCCGCCACCCAGCCGCGGGAGGTTGGCGGCGGTCCTGGCGGCGGCGATCCGCTGGTGGGCTCTGCTCGGCGGGGTGGTGACGTTGGCGCTGGCGTTCATGACGGCGCTTGGCGCGATCTCGAACATCCTTTTCGACAAGCCGTTCGCCGCCGACTACGAACTGGTCAAGCATTTCATCGCCATCGCCATCTTCATGTTCCTGCCCTACTGCCAGTTGACCGGGTCGAACGTGACGGTGGACATCTTCACCGAAGGCATGAGCGCGCGTGGCAAGTCGGCGATGGTCGCCTTCTCTTCGCTCTTCGCGGCAGCCTTCTCCGTCCTGCTTCTGGTGCAGATGTATGCCGGCTTCCTCTCCTACATCGCCTATCCCGAGGTCACGCCGGTGTTGCATTTGCCGCTATGGACGGCGTTTCCGCCGATCCTCCTGTCGCTGGCGCTGCTTCTGGTCGCGTCGCTGATCACCCTCGTCGAGGGCTGGCACGGTTTCCGCCATGGCGGTGGCGTGCCGCCCGCAGCCCTGCCGGTCGAATAG
- a CDS encoding TRAP transporter large permease, translated as MLDSFFIGIAGLVCLLALIAVRVPIAYTMILVGIIGTTIQSGPAIVLNQLKDLAYAQFSIYDLSVLPMFILMGGLASRCGLSRDLFRGANAWLGRFRGGVAMAAVAACAGFGAVCGSSTATASTMGQVALPELRRYKYSPSLATGTIAAGGTLGILIPPSVVLIVYAIIVEANVVTMFAAALIPGILAMLLFMLTVAVYVRLVPGSGPTGEAVSRSELLAASIGVIPVLVVFGVVIGGIYAGIYNPTAAAAVGVFLVVAYGFVTRRLSIGGMGDALLETARTSGMIFLILLGAELLKIFMARAGVPQAAAEALQGSGLSPVMILVLIIILYLILGCLMDSLSMVILTVPFFWPVVSGLDFGLSPGDLKIWFGIIILIVVELGLITPPVGLNVFIINSLAPDVPMRQTFKGVMPFFAAEMLRITLLVAVPSITLLLPHLLA; from the coding sequence ATGCTCGACAGTTTCTTCATCGGCATCGCCGGACTTGTGTGCCTGCTGGCGCTGATCGCGGTCAGGGTTCCCATCGCTTACACGATGATCCTTGTCGGCATCATCGGCACGACCATCCAGTCTGGGCCGGCGATCGTCCTCAACCAGTTGAAGGACCTCGCCTACGCGCAGTTCTCCATCTACGATTTGTCGGTCCTGCCGATGTTCATCCTGATGGGCGGGCTGGCTTCGCGCTGCGGCCTGTCGCGCGATCTTTTCCGTGGCGCCAATGCGTGGCTCGGCCGCTTTCGCGGCGGCGTGGCGATGGCGGCTGTTGCCGCCTGCGCAGGTTTCGGCGCGGTCTGCGGTTCGTCCACGGCCACCGCTTCGACTATGGGGCAGGTCGCGCTGCCGGAATTGAGGCGTTACAAATATTCGCCGTCGCTGGCCACCGGCACCATCGCTGCCGGCGGCACGCTCGGCATCCTGATCCCGCCCTCGGTCGTTCTCATCGTCTACGCCATTATCGTCGAAGCGAATGTGGTGACCATGTTCGCGGCCGCACTCATCCCCGGCATCCTCGCCATGCTGCTCTTCATGCTGACGGTGGCGGTCTATGTTCGGCTCGTGCCGGGCTCCGGCCCGACGGGGGAGGCGGTGTCGCGAAGCGAGCTTCTTGCCGCAAGCATCGGCGTCATTCCCGTTCTCGTCGTCTTCGGCGTCGTCATCGGCGGCATCTATGCTGGCATCTACAATCCGACCGCGGCAGCCGCTGTCGGCGTCTTCCTCGTCGTCGCTTACGGCTTCGTCACGCGCCGGCTGTCGATCGGCGGGATGGGCGACGCGCTCCTGGAGACGGCGCGCACGTCCGGCATGATCTTCCTCATCCTGCTTGGAGCGGAACTTCTCAAGATCTTCATGGCGCGCGCCGGCGTGCCGCAGGCGGCCGCCGAGGCGTTGCAGGGTAGCGGCCTGTCGCCGGTAATGATCCTGGTCCTTATCATCATCCTTTACCTCATCCTTGGTTGCCTGATGGACAGCCTGTCGATGGTAATCCTCACGGTACCTTTCTTTTGGCCCGTCGTATCGGGGCTCGATTTCGGGCTTTCGCCCGGTGACCTCAAGATCTGGTTCGGCATCATCATCCTGATCGTCGTGGAACTCGGTCTCATCACGCCACCGGTCGGCCTCAACGTCTTCATCATCAACTCGCTCGCGCCCGACGTGCCAATGCGCCAGACGTTCAAGGGCGTCATGCCGTTCTTTGCGGCGGAGATGCTGAGGATAACGCTTTTGGTCGCCGTTCCCTCGATCACGCTGCTCCTGCCGCATCTGCTGGCCTAG
- a CDS encoding AraC family transcriptional regulator yields the protein MTIVDISDLETIPRPVLVRRSHYPAGDRILPHSHRRSQLLCALEGMAIVIAERNRWLILPDHAIWIPAGVRHSVEMIEPLTTGSIYIEPGVLSSQPAQSHVVRMSELMKSLLGEAVKLPHEYDPHGRAGLIMALILEEIPLLRRTALSLPMPREARLAMLCRRFIASPTAHETIDGWAAEMAMSRSAFTRAFRRETGMAALEWRRQACLLAALPRLMSGERIANVAFDLGYESAAAFTTMFKRGLGMPPRRYIAMAGNTSLVARPADAAGAA from the coding sequence GTGACAATCGTAGACATCAGCGACCTGGAAACGATCCCGCGTCCGGTCCTGGTTCGCCGGTCGCACTACCCCGCCGGCGACCGGATCCTGCCGCACAGCCACCGCCGGTCCCAGCTTCTATGCGCGCTCGAAGGCATGGCGATCGTCATCGCCGAGCGCAACCGCTGGCTCATCCTGCCCGACCATGCGATTTGGATCCCGGCCGGTGTCCGCCATTCGGTCGAGATGATCGAGCCGCTCACCACCGGGTCGATCTATATCGAGCCGGGCGTCCTTTCCAGCCAACCGGCGCAGAGTCATGTCGTGCGCATGAGCGAATTGATGAAAAGCCTGCTCGGCGAGGCGGTGAAGCTACCGCACGAATACGATCCGCACGGCCGAGCCGGCCTCATCATGGCACTGATCCTGGAGGAGATCCCGCTCTTGCGGCGCACCGCGCTTTCGCTTCCGATGCCGCGCGAGGCACGGCTCGCCATGCTTTGCCGGCGCTTTATCGCCTCGCCGACAGCACATGAAACGATCGACGGCTGGGCGGCGGAAATGGCGATGAGCCGCTCCGCCTTTACCCGCGCCTTCCGGCGCGAGACGGGCATGGCGGCGCTGGAATGGCGCCGGCAGGCCTGTCTCCTGGCGGCGCTGCCGCGCCTGATGTCGGGCGAGCGGATCGCCAATGTCGCCTTCGACCTCGGCTATGAGAGCGCTGCGGCCTTCACCACCATGTTCAAGCGCGGGCTCGGCATGCCGCCGCGCCGCTATATCGCCATGGCCGGCAACACCTCGCTCGTGGCTAGGCCAGCAGATGCGGCAGGAGCAGCGTGA
- a CDS encoding MFS transporter gives MTVMERKEATAESAKPDSKKPGTNEAAGPSADQTVFAILAALSFSHFLNDMMQSLLPAIYPMLKTNYALSFTQVGFLTLTFQGTASLFQPVVGIVTDKRPQPYALFCGMGFTLVGLLLLSNASHYGVLIVAASLVGMGSAIFHPDASRVARMASGGRLGLAQSLFQVGGNFGSAIGPLLAAFIVLPFGQSSLAWFSLAALTAMAVLWNVGGWYKRNHLAVAKRAKSYGAPPALPHARVVATLIILGMLVFSKYIYLASLSSYYTFYLIHKFGVSVQTSQILLFVFLGAVAAGTVIGGPLGDRFGRKYVIWVSILGVLPFTLVLPHMGLVGTAILTVPIGLILASAFPAIIVYAQELLPSRVGMVAGIFFGFAFGMGGVGAAGLGIIADAKGIDFVYAMCSYLPAIGLLTVFLPNIEGPRKRLLKTA, from the coding sequence ATGACCGTGATGGAGCGCAAAGAGGCAACGGCGGAAAGCGCCAAGCCCGATTCGAAAAAGCCCGGCACGAACGAGGCCGCCGGGCCGAGCGCCGACCAGACGGTGTTCGCCATCCTGGCGGCGCTCTCGTTCAGCCATTTCCTCAACGACATGATGCAGTCGCTGCTGCCGGCGATCTATCCGATGCTGAAGACCAATTATGCCTTGAGCTTCACGCAGGTCGGGTTCCTCACGCTGACCTTTCAGGGCACGGCGTCGCTGTTCCAGCCGGTTGTCGGCATCGTCACCGACAAGCGCCCGCAGCCCTACGCGCTCTTCTGCGGCATGGGGTTTACCCTGGTCGGGCTGCTGCTGCTCTCCAACGCCTCGCATTACGGAGTGCTGATCGTCGCCGCGTCGCTGGTCGGCATGGGGTCGGCGATCTTCCACCCGGACGCCTCGCGCGTGGCCCGGATGGCATCGGGCGGCCGGCTCGGACTGGCGCAGTCACTGTTTCAGGTGGGCGGAAATTTCGGCTCGGCGATCGGGCCGCTGCTCGCCGCCTTCATCGTCCTGCCTTTCGGCCAGTCGAGCCTTGCCTGGTTTTCGCTTGCCGCGCTGACGGCAATGGCAGTGCTATGGAACGTCGGCGGCTGGTACAAGCGCAACCATCTCGCCGTGGCGAAGCGGGCAAAGTCGTATGGAGCCCCGCCCGCTCTTCCGCATGCGCGCGTTGTTGCAACGCTCATCATCCTCGGCATGCTGGTCTTCTCGAAATATATCTATCTCGCCAGCCTATCGAGCTATTACACCTTCTACCTGATCCACAAGTTCGGTGTCTCCGTGCAGACATCGCAGATCCTGCTCTTCGTCTTCCTCGGCGCGGTGGCGGCCGGCACCGTCATCGGCGGGCCGCTGGGGGACCGCTTCGGCCGGAAATACGTGATCTGGGTCTCGATCCTCGGCGTGCTGCCGTTCACGCTGGTACTGCCGCATATGGGTTTGGTCGGCACGGCGATCCTGACGGTTCCGATCGGGCTCATCCTCGCCTCGGCCTTCCCGGCGATCATCGTATACGCGCAGGAATTGCTACCGAGCCGCGTCGGCATGGTCGCTGGCATCTTCTTCGGCTTCGCCTTCGGTATGGGCGGCGTCGGCGCCGCCGGGCTCGGCATCATCGCCGACGCGAAGGGCATCGACTTCGTCTATGCCATGTGCTCCTACCTGCCGGCGATCGGGCTTCTCACCGTGTTCCTGCCGAACATCGAAGGGCCGCGCAAGCGTCTGCTCAAGACGGCCTGA
- the trhA gene encoding PAQR family membrane homeostasis protein TrhA, whose amino-acid sequence MADDSLYPATARVPFAARFHCSRGELIADGIVHGLGVTLAISAGSVLLALSAFHASLREYIGTIFYVASLVIVLSLSAAYNMWPISPIKRALRRFDHAAIFLLIAGTYTPFLVQMNDPLTARLMLGLIWGAAALGITMKLLFPGRLERIAVVFYLAMGWSGVVVFNSLSVSLPRATLWLIAAGGIAYSIGVTFHVWRRLRYQTALWHGCVLLGAALHLGAVMDSLVISRI is encoded by the coding sequence ATGGCGGATGACAGCCTCTATCCCGCGACGGCGCGGGTTCCCTTTGCCGCGCGCTTTCACTGCTCGCGCGGTGAACTGATCGCCGACGGGATCGTACATGGCCTCGGCGTCACCCTGGCGATCTCCGCAGGGTCGGTGCTGCTGGCACTTTCGGCCTTCCACGCCAGTCTACGGGAATATATAGGAACGATCTTCTACGTGGCGTCGCTCGTCATCGTCCTGTCGCTTTCGGCCGCTTACAATATGTGGCCGATCTCACCAATCAAACGAGCGCTGCGGCGCTTCGATCATGCAGCGATTTTCCTTCTGATCGCTGGAACTTACACACCCTTCCTCGTTCAGATGAACGACCCGCTGACGGCGCGCCTCATGCTTGGGCTCATATGGGGAGCCGCGGCGCTCGGCATCACCATGAAGCTGCTCTTTCCGGGCCGTCTGGAGCGTATTGCGGTGGTGTTCTATCTGGCAATGGGCTGGAGCGGCGTGGTCGTGTTCAATTCTCTGTCGGTATCGCTGCCGCGTGCGACCCTCTGGCTGATCGCGGCCGGCGGCATCGCCTACAGCATCGGCGTGACCTTCCACGTCTGGCGGCGGCTGCGCTACCAGACAGCGCTATGGCATGGCTGTGTACTCCTGGGGGCCGCGCTGCATCTCGGCGCGGTCATGGACAGCCTGGTAATCTCCCGCATCTGA